A genomic window from Catenulispora sp. MAP5-51 includes:
- a CDS encoding chemotaxis protein CheB: MNGDVVQDASGSDGSDERYAVVAVAASAGGITALGVLLGALPVGFPVPVLVVQHLDPRHETVIAHVLGRSTQLPVKLAEAGELARPGTIYVAPPNRHLLVGAAGLLALSDSELVHFVRPSADLLFESVAGAYGARAIACVLTGTGKDGSMGVTAVKSRGGTVIAEDPVSAEFKGMPRAAVDTGVVDFVLPLDEIAAVVRGLVEPADR; encoded by the coding sequence GTGAACGGGGACGTGGTGCAGGATGCGTCCGGGTCCGACGGGTCGGATGAGCGGTACGCGGTGGTCGCGGTGGCGGCTTCGGCCGGCGGTATCACCGCGCTGGGGGTGCTGCTGGGCGCGCTGCCGGTCGGGTTCCCCGTCCCGGTGCTGGTGGTACAGCACCTGGACCCAAGACACGAGACCGTGATCGCTCACGTGCTGGGGCGCAGCACGCAGCTGCCGGTCAAACTCGCCGAAGCAGGCGAGCTCGCCCGCCCCGGCACCATCTACGTCGCCCCTCCGAATCGGCATCTGCTGGTCGGCGCGGCGGGCCTGCTGGCGCTGTCGGACAGCGAGCTGGTCCATTTCGTGCGTCCGTCGGCGGACTTGCTGTTCGAGTCGGTGGCCGGCGCCTACGGTGCGCGGGCGATCGCCTGCGTGCTGACCGGAACCGGCAAAGACGGTTCGATGGGCGTGACCGCGGTCAAGTCCCGCGGCGGCACTGTGATCGCCGAGGACCCGGTGTCGGCGGAGTTCAAAGGCATGCCGCGGGCGGCCGTCGACACCGGTGTGGTCGACTTCGTGCTCCCCCTGGACGAGATCGCCGCGGTCGTCCGCGGCCTGGTCGAGCCGGCAGACCGTTGA
- a CDS encoding CheR family methyltransferase, whose translation MTGNGAAPAPEPGGDLEELLVFIRDARGFDFTGYKRSTLARRIRKRMADARIADYADYQDRLEADAEEFRALFNTILINVTSFFRDAEAWAHLQREILPELIAARGADEDIRVWSAGCSSGQEPYSLAILFAEVLGVEECVRRVKLYGTDVDEEALREARSGLYTAKALEPLAPELRDKYFEPNGAQFAFRPDLRRRVIFGRHDITRDAPISRLDLLVCRNTLMYFNAEAQSQIIDRFHFALREGGHLFLGKAEMLLSDAERFEVANMRQRIFRRRPGDAATPYHPAPLKMDGTTGTEVREASRKRQLRDLTLETSPNATIAVDPDGAIVLINAAARAQFGLTTYDLNRPFRDLEISYRPIELRSLIEQAETERHAVRVPAAERQLHDGDTQFLDIVIQPMSAADGQPVGVALTFLDTTIATRLHNELARTRGDLEAAYDALQSTNEELETTNEELQSSIEELETTNEELQSTNEELETTNEELQSGNEELETMNEEMRIRSSELDEARSFLEGVLSSIAAGVVVLDADLRVRSWNRGAEDLWGLRSREVHLQPFFTLDFGLPTDDVRKVVAACQATGARSGPADVAAVNRIGRTILCSIACSPMDGGGVVLLMEGTGRG comes from the coding sequence TTGACCGGGAACGGCGCCGCACCCGCCCCGGAGCCGGGCGGCGACCTGGAGGAGCTGCTGGTCTTCATCCGCGATGCACGGGGGTTCGACTTCACCGGCTACAAGCGTTCCACCCTGGCCCGGCGGATCCGCAAGCGGATGGCCGACGCCCGCATCGCCGACTACGCCGACTACCAGGACCGGCTGGAGGCCGACGCCGAGGAGTTCCGGGCGCTGTTCAACACGATCCTGATCAACGTCACCAGCTTCTTCCGGGACGCCGAGGCCTGGGCCCACCTGCAGCGGGAGATCCTGCCCGAGCTGATCGCGGCGCGCGGGGCCGACGAGGACATCCGGGTGTGGAGCGCCGGGTGTTCCAGCGGCCAGGAGCCGTACTCCCTGGCGATCCTGTTCGCCGAGGTCCTGGGCGTCGAGGAGTGCGTCAGACGGGTCAAGCTCTACGGCACCGACGTCGACGAGGAGGCCCTGCGCGAGGCGCGCAGCGGCCTGTACACAGCCAAGGCCCTGGAGCCGCTGGCCCCGGAGCTGCGGGACAAGTATTTCGAGCCCAACGGCGCCCAGTTCGCGTTCCGCCCCGATCTGCGCCGCCGGGTCATCTTCGGACGGCACGACATCACCCGGGACGCCCCCATCTCCCGCCTGGACCTGCTGGTCTGCCGCAATACCCTGATGTACTTCAACGCCGAGGCCCAGTCGCAGATCATCGACCGGTTCCACTTCGCCCTGCGCGAAGGCGGCCACCTGTTCCTCGGCAAAGCCGAGATGCTGCTGTCCGACGCCGAGCGCTTCGAAGTCGCCAACATGCGCCAGCGGATCTTCCGGCGCCGCCCGGGCGACGCGGCGACCCCCTATCACCCGGCTCCGCTGAAGATGGACGGCACCACCGGCACCGAGGTCCGGGAGGCCAGCCGCAAGCGGCAGCTGCGCGATCTGACCTTGGAGACGTCGCCGAACGCGACCATCGCCGTGGACCCCGACGGCGCGATCGTCCTGATCAACGCTGCGGCCCGGGCGCAGTTCGGTCTCACCACCTACGACCTGAACCGGCCGTTCCGGGACCTGGAGATCTCCTACCGGCCGATCGAGCTGCGCTCGCTGATCGAACAGGCCGAGACCGAGCGACACGCGGTCCGGGTCCCCGCCGCCGAGCGGCAGCTGCACGACGGCGACACCCAATTCCTGGACATCGTCATCCAGCCGATGTCCGCCGCCGACGGCCAGCCGGTCGGCGTCGCGCTGACGTTCCTGGACACCACGATCGCGACAAGGCTGCACAACGAGCTCGCCCGCACCCGGGGGGACCTGGAGGCGGCCTACGACGCGCTGCAGTCCACGAATGAGGAGCTGGAGACCACCAACGAGGAACTCCAGTCCAGCATCGAGGAGCTGGAGACCACCAACGAGGAACTCCAGTCGACGAACGAGGAGCTGGAGACCACCAACGAGGAACTCCAGTCCGGCAACGAAGAACTGGAGACCATGAACGAGGAGATGCGGATCCGTTCCAGCGAACTGGACGAGGCCCGCAGCTTCCTGGAGGGCGTGCTGTCCAGCATCGCCGCCGGCGTCGTGGTACTGGATGCGGACCTGCGGGTGCGCAGCTGGAACCGGGGCGCGGAAGACCTGTGGGGGCTGCGCAGCCGCGAGGTCCACCTGCAGCCGTTCTTCACCCTGGACTTCGGCCTGCCGACCGACGACGTCCGCAAAGTCGTCGCAGCCTGCCAGGCGACCGGCGCCCGGTCCGGGCCGGCGGACGTCGCCGCCGTAAACCGCATCGGCCGCACCATCCTGTGCTCGATCGCCTGCTCGCCGATGGACGGCGGCGGCGTCGTCCTGCTGATGGAGGGCACCGGTCGCGGCTGA
- a CDS encoding DUF6461 domain-containing protein has protein sequence MTFARGIELEEFAIRLGAVPSASQAEATDAEAGSLVFNGDVGVARLGVSGAWVFAVEYGVSRGTQVEALKEISHGGVEAVNLDPQVSHPPPMFSYAADGALRCSYGLGEEWQRWGTDPDLLNEEMRAAGILMPTGDYLQVGRERLGQRVAMSLGILEKYFALSLPRDAVENGQLRLIATSGTPPLELLDR, from the coding sequence GTGACCTTCGCCCGAGGAATCGAGTTGGAGGAGTTTGCCATACGACTCGGTGCTGTGCCGTCCGCATCCCAGGCTGAGGCGACGGACGCGGAAGCAGGGAGCCTGGTATTCAATGGCGATGTCGGAGTTGCCCGACTCGGCGTTTCAGGCGCCTGGGTGTTTGCTGTTGAATACGGGGTATCTCGGGGTACGCAAGTCGAGGCGCTGAAAGAGATTTCGCACGGCGGCGTCGAAGCTGTGAATCTTGACCCCCAGGTATCTCACCCTCCACCGATGTTTTCTTACGCTGCTGACGGTGCGCTCCGTTGCTCCTACGGGCTCGGCGAAGAGTGGCAGCGCTGGGGAACCGATCCCGACCTCCTGAACGAGGAGATGAGGGCGGCGGGAATCCTCATGCCGACAGGCGACTACTTGCAAGTTGGCAGGGAACGTCTTGGTCAGCGAGTCGCCATGTCGTTGGGCATTTTGGAGAAGTATTTCGCGCTCTCACTGCCTCGCGATGCCGTGGAGAACGGTCAGCTGAGACTCATCGCCACAAGCGGTACGCCACCCCTCGAACTACTGGACAGGTAG
- a CDS encoding integrase core domain-containing protein: MLRVLRNQLHEPLHDLVWDRDFTAHRMKSSVGSGAWSSHGMTATTRFRPGRWVTAFERPAHEAGAGAVRFNNAAMTFTWGDSARGCRRCGMMDACARSPGVLLVLPDSVLAGAVGRSSMAKDVELPVLRHEVAVLRRANPKPRLDWADRALFAALIRLLPRDLRAHRLVTPGTVLRWHRRLVAAKWRQPRASGRPPISEELVELILCLAGDNPSWGYTRIQGEMRLRAQASTIPAADFFQIETVTLKRLYASFVLELGTRRVHILGVTEHPTAVWATQLARNFLADAGEGPPVPIPGPDRDSIFTDAFDAVFAAENIEVKKSAPQTPKMNAFAERWVRTLSAECADRMLLIDDRHLRVVLEHYAEHYNAGRSHQGHGLNLRAPLDDPNVIPFPAQRITRTKILGGLINESDAAA, encoded by the coding sequence GTGCTGCGCGTCCTGCGCAACCAGCTCCATGAACCACTGCATGATCTCGTATGGGATCGAGACTTCACGGCGCATCGCATGAAGTCCTCGGTCGGTTCCGGGGCCTGGTCCTCGCATGGGATGACCGCTACGACGAGGTTCCGCCCCGGCAGGTGGGTGACCGCGTTCGAGCGGCCGGCCCACGAGGCCGGTGCGGGCGCTGTGCGGTTCAATAACGCCGCCATGACGTTCACCTGGGGTGATTCGGCCCGCGGCTGCCGCCGTTGCGGGATGATGGATGCTTGTGCCCGCTCGCCTGGTGTACTTCTTGTTCTGCCGGATAGCGTCCTGGCTGGTGCTGTTGGGCGTAGCAGCATGGCCAAGGATGTCGAGCTGCCGGTACTGCGCCATGAAGTAGCGGTGTTGCGCAGAGCCAATCCGAAGCCGCGGCTGGACTGGGCCGACCGTGCGCTGTTCGCTGCGTTGATCCGGCTGCTGCCCAGAGATCTTCGCGCTCATCGGCTGGTCACTCCCGGCACCGTGCTGCGCTGGCACCGGCGGCTGGTCGCAGCGAAGTGGCGACAGCCCCGAGCGTCGGGACGTCCGCCGATCAGCGAGGAACTCGTCGAGCTGATCCTCTGCCTGGCCGGCGACAATCCGTCGTGGGGCTACACCCGGATCCAAGGCGAAATGCGCCTGCGGGCCCAAGCCTCAACGATCCCGGCCGCGGACTTCTTCCAGATCGAGACCGTCACGCTCAAACGACTGTACGCGTCCTTCGTTCTGGAGCTCGGCACCAGGCGCGTGCACATACTCGGGGTCACCGAGCATCCGACAGCGGTCTGGGCCACCCAGCTGGCCAGGAACTTTTTGGCCGACGCCGGCGAGGGCCCACCGGTTCCGATACCTGGTCCGGACCGAGACTCCATCTTCACCGACGCGTTCGACGCCGTCTTCGCCGCCGAGAACATCGAGGTCAAGAAGTCGGCACCGCAGACCCCGAAGATGAACGCCTTCGCCGAACGCTGGGTGAGGACCCTCAGCGCCGAATGCGCTGACCGGATGCTCCTCATCGACGACCGCCATCTGCGGGTCGTCCTGGAACATTACGCGGAACACTACAACGCCGGACGTTCGCATCAAGGCCACGGGCTGAACCTGCGGGCGCCACTGGACGACCCGAACGTCATCCCGTTCCCAGCCCAGCGAATCACCCGAACGAAGATCCTCGGCGGCCTCATCAACGAATCCGACGCCGCAGCGTAG
- a CDS encoding SMI1/KNR4 family protein, translating to MTDTPLFGPPLPTALAEVFEIGFDWEYDEEADVATGADFELYEAFESSERTAWWFRLWTGNSTVDGAEFRFFGTTGCGDYTGFWLVRPDAPVIEQPVVQIGSEGERGVIARDLGDLLWLFAAGYGPAEALAPGATRQVPNEAFRAIAERYAPGRERDGAEIVAAAQAEFPDFSEFIDSLCR from the coding sequence GTGACAGATACGCCACTGTTCGGCCCGCCACTGCCGACGGCCCTGGCCGAGGTCTTCGAGATCGGCTTCGACTGGGAGTACGACGAGGAAGCAGACGTCGCGACCGGCGCCGACTTCGAGCTCTACGAAGCCTTCGAATCCAGCGAACGCACGGCATGGTGGTTCCGGCTGTGGACCGGGAACTCCACGGTCGACGGCGCCGAGTTCCGGTTCTTCGGCACGACCGGTTGCGGCGACTACACAGGATTCTGGCTGGTTCGGCCGGACGCACCAGTCATCGAGCAGCCCGTCGTGCAGATCGGCTCGGAGGGCGAACGCGGGGTGATCGCACGGGATCTCGGCGACCTGCTGTGGCTGTTCGCGGCCGGATACGGTCCCGCCGAGGCGCTTGCGCCCGGGGCCACTCGGCAGGTACCCAACGAGGCGTTCCGGGCGATCGCGGAGCGCTACGCGCCGGGCCGGGAGCGGGACGGGGCTGAGATCGTGGCGGCGGCGCAGGCCGAGTTCCCCGATTTCTCGGAGTTCATCGACTCACTGTGCCGCTGA
- a CDS encoding GAF and ANTAR domain-containing protein, whose protein sequence is MPLPPESGRELDQALEHAAVEHRRAVRAAEIATRHEAQMLTAAEGMRAFHERMVVMHRQVEQQHRTAARIHTAHADRLRRWTEGTADPQQVQPGFMAAVAETLGASGAALTLFGPDDAETPAAASNPASRTAQRLEFTLGQGPAREAVHLRRPVTAAGKQMAQAWPIYGPAVEKLGIRAVAAVPVTTVGAPLGALTVFDPPMAHGPDLETFLAAADTLAASLLTPWGAPGNEEPIGWPPLLDQHDSWAVVHQAVGMVSVQCRCGTADALALIRAHAFAENRPVDEVAADIVDRTLCLP, encoded by the coding sequence ATGCCCCTGCCGCCTGAATCCGGCCGGGAACTCGACCAAGCACTGGAGCACGCGGCAGTCGAGCACCGGCGAGCAGTCCGCGCCGCTGAGATCGCCACCCGGCACGAGGCACAGATGCTGACGGCCGCGGAAGGTATGCGGGCGTTCCACGAACGTATGGTGGTCATGCACCGGCAGGTGGAGCAACAGCATCGAACCGCGGCCCGGATCCACACCGCCCACGCCGACCGGCTGCGCCGGTGGACCGAGGGAACCGCCGATCCGCAGCAAGTCCAACCCGGGTTCATGGCGGCCGTCGCCGAGACCCTCGGCGCGTCGGGCGCAGCGCTGACCCTGTTCGGGCCCGATGACGCCGAGACCCCTGCGGCGGCCTCGAACCCGGCCAGCAGGACCGCCCAGCGTCTGGAGTTCACCCTCGGCCAGGGGCCGGCCCGTGAAGCAGTCCATCTGCGCCGCCCGGTCACCGCCGCCGGGAAGCAGATGGCGCAGGCATGGCCCATCTACGGTCCCGCTGTGGAGAAACTTGGCATCCGTGCGGTCGCGGCCGTCCCCGTGACCACGGTCGGCGCCCCCCTCGGAGCCCTCACGGTCTTCGACCCGCCGATGGCCCACGGCCCGGATCTGGAGACCTTCCTAGCGGCCGCGGACACTCTGGCCGCGTCGCTGCTCACACCGTGGGGTGCACCCGGAAATGAGGAACCCATCGGCTGGCCGCCGCTTCTTGACCAGCACGATTCGTGGGCCGTGGTGCATCAGGCCGTCGGCATGGTGTCAGTGCAGTGCCGCTGCGGCACCGCGGATGCCCTCGCCCTGATCAGAGCGCACGCCTTCGCCGAGAACCGGCCAGTAGACGAAGTCGCAGCCGACATCGTCGACCGCACCCTGTGCCTACCCTGA
- a CDS encoding RNA polymerase-binding protein RbpA: protein MGQRYPARTPIPASQREENPVIARGSGIRGSRIGAGSRGDNEWGDLVARVPVAFWCAKAIVTRPVVPEIRDCQGCGLPAGRDRGDPQTAALAVTFKTHLALERPRPRESLQRRRSAAPAPKRQASRGFE, encoded by the coding sequence ATGGGACAAAGGTATCCGGCCAGGACCCCCATTCCGGCGTCTCAGCGAGAGGAGAATCCAGTCATTGCTCGTGGCAGTGGCATCCGCGGCAGCAGGATCGGTGCAGGCTCGAGGGGCGACAATGAGTGGGGTGATCTCGTAGCACGGGTCCCAGTGGCTTTCTGGTGTGCGAAGGCCATTGTGACCCGGCCGGTGGTCCCGGAGATACGGGATTGCCAGGGTTGTGGTCTACCTGCGGGTCGAGATCGGGGCGACCCGCAGACCGCCGCACTCGCCGTAACATTCAAGACTCATCTGGCTCTGGAAAGGCCTCGACCAAGAGAATCTCTCCAGCGGCGTCGCTCTGCCGCTCCCGCTCCCAAACGACAGGCTTCGCGCGGCTTCGAGTAA
- a CDS encoding DUF309 domain-containing protein, producing the protein MGDRDRDSERRARNARARDAYGRPLPHGAAGEPTTSDEEAAKLARYPIAALAQAQRLLDADRPFHAHEVLEAVWKSASAEEREMWRGLAQVAVGLTHLRRGNPVGARALLTRAADRLASNLTAGAPYGLDLPGLVLDVRMLASHVEDQGTDSLTARLVLVRLD; encoded by the coding sequence ATGGGCGACAGAGACCGCGACAGCGAAAGACGGGCGCGCAACGCCCGAGCTCGCGATGCCTATGGCCGGCCGCTGCCCCATGGTGCCGCTGGCGAGCCCACTACCTCGGATGAAGAGGCGGCCAAGCTCGCCCGCTACCCGATCGCGGCACTCGCCCAGGCCCAACGGCTACTCGACGCGGACCGACCCTTCCACGCCCACGAGGTGCTCGAAGCAGTCTGGAAGTCTGCGTCGGCGGAGGAACGAGAGATGTGGCGCGGCCTCGCTCAGGTCGCCGTGGGCCTGACCCACCTACGACGTGGCAACCCGGTAGGCGCACGTGCCCTGCTGACGCGCGCCGCCGATCGCCTCGCCTCGAACCTGACGGCCGGTGCGCCTTATGGCTTGGATCTGCCGGGCCTCGTGCTGGATGTACGGATGCTGGCGAGCCACGTCGAGGACCAGGGTACGGATTCGCTCACCGCTCGACTCGTCCTCGTCCGGCTGGATTGA
- a CDS encoding DUF4429 domain-containing protein, translated as MPSLPRGAHEYVARHVRAVSAKGRTGQISFDGRAITITRGGILARGLSGSGTTTVPIEQVTGVDFKPTGANHGRITILVAGTVAPRRNSMRSSNDPLTVDFTLHSSDFRRVRDAIETALRNRTAATTSGWTMPPPPPPGWTPSTLRAQEPSLADQIGNLAQLMEQGHLSEEEFAAAKAKLLGL; from the coding sequence GTGCCGTCCTTACCGAGGGGAGCTCATGAGTACGTCGCCAGGCATGTTCGGGCCGTCTCCGCGAAGGGCAGGACCGGGCAAATCAGCTTCGACGGGCGCGCCATCACCATCACGAGGGGCGGTATTCTCGCTCGGGGACTGAGCGGAAGCGGCACGACCACGGTCCCAATCGAGCAGGTCACGGGCGTGGACTTCAAGCCGACCGGGGCCAACCATGGGCGGATCACCATCCTGGTCGCCGGTACTGTGGCGCCACGCCGGAACAGCATGCGATCTTCGAATGACCCGCTGACCGTTGATTTCACACTCCACAGCAGCGATTTCCGGCGGGTCCGCGACGCGATCGAAACTGCCCTACGCAACAGGACGGCTGCGACGACTTCCGGATGGACCATGCCACCCCCTCCGCCGCCTGGGTGGACTCCGTCAACCCTGCGAGCTCAGGAGCCCTCCCTTGCCGACCAGATCGGGAACCTCGCACAGCTAATGGAGCAGGGACACCTCAGCGAGGAAGAGTTTGCGGCAGCTAAGGCGAAGCTGCTCGGGCTGTAG
- a CDS encoding IS1182 family transposase produces the protein MRPLPSPPVPAATAALARAVFPAGCLATRLRDEIGEVFTNADFTDGYPHQGGPALSPATLALVSVLQYAERLTDRQAAHAAAARIDWKYALGFELADTGFDHSVLSQFRDRLIENGLVTRVLELLLDRCAELGLLRVGGRVRTDATHVVACVRALNRLEFVTETLRAALEALAVAAPGWLAEHDLVSEAWVRRYGARADYWRLPKGEAERAAFAVTVGADGFELLDAVAAEAEHDGVWRWLADIPAVALLRGVWDQQYVRDRRRTVRQRTGKELPPGAQRIVSPYDPDARVGIKRSTRWDGYKLHLTESCDADGTTPHLITHVVTAAAPVDDAAQTLTVEHDLLAAGRAPVEHLVDAGYMGAELIVEAAHLGIDLVGPVPIAGGRQEREGRGYALGNFTIDWDAHTATCPQGKTSTRWIDTKIDGHPRIHVDFYNVGCPTCPAKPDRTSARFRGLTLHPREEHEALQRRRREQETEPWRQRYAARAGVEGTIAQAIQACDARRTRYRGLPKVTLEHVLLATAINLIRLDAWWTGTPLGPTRTSHYTRLELDLAA, from the coding sequence ATGCGTCCGCTTCCGTCGCCACCGGTTCCGGCCGCTACTGCGGCGCTGGCCCGGGCGGTGTTCCCCGCAGGCTGTCTGGCTACGCGGCTGCGGGACGAGATCGGTGAGGTGTTCACCAACGCCGACTTCACGGACGGCTATCCGCACCAGGGTGGGCCTGCGCTGTCGCCGGCGACGTTGGCGCTGGTCAGTGTGCTGCAGTACGCCGAGCGGTTGACCGACCGGCAGGCCGCGCACGCCGCGGCGGCCCGGATCGACTGGAAATACGCGTTGGGCTTCGAGCTGGCCGACACGGGGTTCGACCACAGCGTGCTGTCGCAGTTCCGGGACCGTTTGATCGAAAACGGACTGGTGACGCGGGTGCTGGAGCTGCTGCTGGACCGCTGTGCCGAGCTGGGGCTGCTGCGGGTCGGCGGCCGGGTCCGTACCGATGCCACGCATGTGGTGGCCTGCGTGCGGGCGTTGAACCGGCTGGAGTTCGTCACCGAGACGCTGCGGGCGGCATTGGAAGCCCTGGCGGTCGCCGCTCCGGGCTGGCTGGCCGAGCATGATCTGGTGTCCGAGGCGTGGGTGCGGCGTTACGGGGCCCGCGCCGACTACTGGCGGCTACCCAAGGGCGAGGCCGAGCGGGCCGCGTTCGCCGTCACCGTCGGCGCTGACGGCTTTGAGTTGCTGGACGCGGTGGCCGCCGAAGCCGAACACGACGGCGTTTGGAGGTGGCTGGCAGACATCCCCGCGGTGGCGCTGCTGCGCGGCGTCTGGGACCAGCAGTACGTCCGGGACCGGCGGCGAACAGTCCGTCAGCGCACCGGCAAGGAGCTGCCACCGGGGGCGCAGCGCATCGTCTCGCCCTACGACCCGGACGCGCGGGTCGGGATCAAACGCTCCACCCGCTGGGACGGGTACAAACTGCATCTGACGGAGAGCTGCGACGCCGACGGCACGACCCCCCACCTGATTACGCACGTCGTCACCGCCGCCGCACCGGTCGATGATGCCGCGCAGACCCTGACCGTCGAGCACGACCTGCTCGCCGCCGGCCGTGCCCCGGTCGAGCATCTGGTCGACGCCGGATACATGGGCGCCGAGCTGATCGTGGAGGCTGCACACCTGGGCATCGATCTGGTCGGACCGGTCCCCATCGCAGGCGGCCGCCAGGAACGCGAAGGGCGGGGATACGCCCTGGGCAACTTCACCATCGACTGGGATGCGCACACCGCGACCTGCCCGCAAGGCAAAACCAGCACCCGCTGGATCGACACGAAGATCGACGGACATCCGCGGATCCACGTCGACTTCTACAACGTCGGCTGCCCGACCTGCCCGGCCAAACCCGACCGCACCAGCGCCCGATTCCGCGGCCTGACCCTGCACCCCCGTGAAGAACATGAAGCCCTGCAACGCCGCCGACGCGAGCAAGAAACCGAGCCCTGGCGGCAGCGCTACGCCGCCCGCGCCGGCGTCGAGGGCACCATCGCCCAAGCCATCCAGGCCTGCGACGCCCGCCGCACCCGCTACAGGGGCCTTCCCAAGGTCACCCTGGAACACGTCCTACTCGCCACCGCGATCAACCTCATCCGACTCGACGCCTGGTGGACCGGCACACCCCTCGGCCCCACCAGAACCAGCCACTACACCCGCCTAGAACTCGACCTCGCCGCATAA
- a CDS encoding GAF and ANTAR domain-containing protein, whose translation MPEHDGKSTTARREQRIADTFVALTDTLADDFDIIDYLCVLTRSCVELLAVTAAGVLLADHRGQLHPMAASDEVTGLLELFETQNDEGPCLDCYRSGTLITNAPLDADATVWPAFAARARDNGYAITHALPLQNRHAVIGALNLFADIPDPLPDPELDLGRSLAEAATIGILHQRAAARGAATTSQLQHALTSRIVIEQAKGVLAERMQIHVDEAFTVLRAHARNHNQRLAEVARMVAEGADLDNAHDDSVGRR comes from the coding sequence GTGCCTGAGCACGACGGGAAGTCGACCACCGCACGACGCGAGCAGCGCATCGCAGACACCTTCGTCGCGCTCACAGACACCCTCGCCGACGACTTCGACATCATCGACTACCTCTGCGTGCTGACCAGAAGCTGCGTGGAGCTCCTGGCGGTCACCGCAGCAGGGGTGCTGCTGGCCGACCACCGCGGGCAACTGCACCCCATGGCGGCCTCCGACGAGGTCACCGGGCTGCTGGAACTGTTCGAGACGCAGAACGACGAGGGACCGTGCCTGGACTGCTACCGCAGCGGCACCCTGATCACCAACGCGCCCCTGGACGCGGACGCCACCGTCTGGCCGGCCTTCGCAGCCCGAGCCCGTGACAACGGCTACGCCATCACCCACGCGCTGCCGCTCCAAAACCGGCACGCCGTCATCGGCGCGCTCAACCTCTTCGCCGACATCCCCGACCCGCTCCCCGACCCCGAGCTCGATCTGGGCCGGTCACTGGCCGAGGCCGCCACGATCGGGATCCTGCACCAGCGCGCCGCCGCCCGCGGCGCCGCGACGACGTCCCAGCTGCAACACGCCCTGACCAGCAGGATCGTCATCGAGCAGGCCAAAGGCGTCCTCGCCGAACGGATGCAGATCCACGTCGACGAGGCCTTCACCGTTCTGCGCGCGCACGCCCGCAACCACAACCAGCGGCTTGCTGAGGTGGCCCGCATGGTCGCCGAAGGCGCCGACCTCGACAACGCGCACGACGACTCAGTAGGACGGCGGTAG